In Acidimicrobiales bacterium, a single window of DNA contains:
- a CDS encoding DsrE/DsrF/DrsH-like family protein: protein MADTITKVSIVISKGSLEGVYPGLIMANGARAEGIEANLFFTFFGLDAVHKKRYEHIKVATVGNPGLHLATLAGGLPGVSSVLTHYMERKMDKLDIPPIPEFLAMIADTGAGLYGCKASCDLFELTHDDLIDQVKDIITVGEFYAMAAGGQIIFT from the coding sequence ATGGCAGACACGATCACGAAGGTGTCGATCGTCATCTCCAAGGGTTCGCTCGAGGGCGTCTACCCCGGCCTCATCATGGCCAACGGGGCACGGGCCGAGGGGATCGAGGCCAATCTCTTCTTCACCTTCTTCGGCCTCGACGCCGTGCACAAGAAGCGCTATGAGCACATAAAGGTCGCCACGGTGGGCAACCCGGGGCTGCACCTGGCCACCCTGGCGGGTGGCCTGCCCGGTGTGTCGAGCGTCCTGACGCACTACATGGAGCGCAAGATGGACAAGCTCGACATCCCGCCGATCCCCGAGTTCCTGGCCATGATCGCCGACACCGGGGCGGGCCTGTACGGCTGCAAGGCCTCGTGCGACCTGTTCGAGCTCACCCACGACGACCTCATCGACCAGGTGAAGGACATCATCACGGTGGGCGAGTTCTACGCCATGGCGGCCGGCGGCCAGATCATCTTCACGTAG